A stretch of the Hydra vulgaris chromosome 09, alternate assembly HydraT2T_AEP genome encodes the following:
- the LOC101237664 gene encoding uncharacterized protein LOC101237664: MFRESFYEEIDSEYHKNKCNNRYKEAIPDPIYIEMNKSSETSSGQNHQQNIVVDKNINTNNTLTANEIKKSIEILDKTHGSVTPRSSVKVHHQSTSSTSSVSTYSSNSEEQKQIDINKSNVNKKLKQNYIRNSSREDETVYTEIVTRKKITEKTKSRVTRQSENLILREDFDENSVIIRRAHSLHNLSFRENTSPISNSSQLSTKDTCKTRHEHLHARHRRSNTLHRSSYIEGDKDVIKYVNLQCFSPINTKNIKKKQKRTSVYSNVSNVYKLYENFSNNEDSDNSVYKNVGDLPADYDGLRNRSTSHPIDIIQSENSEQLHYSHIDFNGVSYPTSSPISSICSSQSSEISSFASNSFSPSCVNQYSKRAERYSTWTNSSSFGGLNYYPAHYLGNITVSNVNKESVDTAVSTVAQNTNVLEMKPVYVEVTSEFIRFGTAVTSWDLLVTFAIDEVVSFEVVLKNAFFFGIIACKTGNEARCYVLHTEKANEIYDAIMNVFQTCPKVSSLKSLYDLQFGMIQPEFHRFHYIVKIGNVAVKKCFPNVNEYIEIALNKINPKDYRNVSLEVLGSNILVIDSSTGEEQCHYISWILSLGIFSKDYRYFGYVLSKSGTNGKTKCFCHVYRASRNHSATQVVEAISLSSQKTYSPKETSQISPVYSEHYSTFCGSYSSLNSNSTYRSSNISAEVPNLCNINNTTCTEEAISLSDRTLSDSHLLNTNTESEETSFTAPDHQLKPLQRLDSGIGEQSSYKSLEYCADQIMSSPTEMKFNKDCKKKFKPTKLMEKFRRSLVLPSESPIIDSEPSKEFSLYAKPQLKEYKFQVKYICSTIITPPLKSKHIRKCYKQFLKEMAKGGKLVSNTRCIGGSSVGLEINLKGIIMTDPNQDNYTIRTFPLESLEIIVTHPDGLECFGFSTSDPSQKCKHKMHLFSAPLNRLMDIKSAFENIVI; encoded by the exons atgttcagagaAAGCTTTTACGAGGAAATTGATTCAGAGtatcataaaaacaaatgtaacaATAGATACAAAGAAGCTATACCTGACCCTATTTATATTGAAATGAACAAATCAAGCGAAACTTCAAGTGGTCAAAATCATCAACAAAATATAGttgtagataaaaatattaacactaACAATACCTTAACAGctaacgaaataaaaaaatcaatcgaaatattagataaaacacatggTAGCGTAACACCAAGGAGTTCAGTAAAGGTTCATCACCAAAGTACCAGCTCTACTAGCTCCGTTTCCACGTACTCAAGCAACTCAGAAGAGCAAAAACAAATCGATATTAATAAGAGCAATgtcaataaaaaacttaaacaaaattacataagAAATTCAAGCAGAGAAGATGAAACTGTGTACACAGAAATTGTCACTCGTAAAAAGATTACTGAGAAAACAAAATCTCGAGTAACCAGGCAATCTGAAAATCTTATTCTAAGAGAAGATTTTGACGAAAACTCAGTAATTATTAGAAGAGCTCATTCTTTGCATAACTTAAGTTTTAGAGAAAATACATCACCAATAAGCAATTCTTCTCAGCTATCTACAAAAGATACTTGCAAAACTCGACATGAACATTTGCACGCAAGACATAGAAGAAGCAACACTTTACATAGATCATCTTACATTGAAGGGGATAAAGacgtaataaaatatgttaacctGCAATGTTTTTCCCctattaacacaaaaaatataaaaaaaaagcaaaaacgaACTTCAGTTTATAGTAACGTAAGTAATGTTTACAAGTTGTATGAAAATTTCAGCAATAATGAAGATTCTGATAACAgcgtatataaaaatgttgggGATTTGCCGGCGGATTACGATGGATTGCGAAATAGATCAACTAGTCATCCAATTGATATTATTCAATCTGAAAACAGCGAACAACTCCATTACTCTCATATAGACTTTAACGGAGTTTCGTATCCAACCAGTTCTCCAATAAGTAGCATATGCAGTAGTCAATCAAGTGAAATATCCTCATTTGCATCGAATTCATTTAGCCCTTCCTGCGTAAATCAATATAGTAAACGAGCCGAACGCTATTCTACTTGGACAAACAGTTCTTCGTTTGGTGGGTTAAATTATTATCCAGCCCATTATCTAGGAAACATTACAGTATCTAATGTTAACAAAGAAAGTGTGGACACTGCAGTTAGTACCGTAGCTCAAAATACAAACGTATTAGAAATGAAACCAGTGTACGTAGAGGTCACAAGCGAATTTATTCGCTTTGGAACCGCAGTAACATCCTGGGACCTATTGGTTACTTTTGCAATTGATGAAGTTGTTAGTTTTGAAGTCGTgcttaaaaatgcttttttttttggaattattgCCTGCAAAACAGGAAACGAAGCTCGATGCTACGTTTTACATACAGAAAAAGCAAACGAGATATACGACGCAATAATGAATGTATTTCAAACGTGTCCAAAG GTCTCAAGTTTAAAAAGTCTTTACGATCTTCAGTTTGGCATGATACAACCCGAATTTCATCGTTTTCATTACATCGTAAAAATTGGAAACGTtgctgttaaaaaatgtttccctAATGTAAACGAATATATAGAAAttgctttaaacaaaataaatccaAAAGACTATAGAAACGTCAGCTTGGAAGTTCTTGgttcaaatattttagttattgaCTCTTCTACAGGAGAAGAACAATGTCATTATATTTCTTGGATATTATCTTTAGGTATATTTAGTAAAGATTACCGATACTTTGGTTATGTATTAAGCAAATCCGGAACAAATGGAAAAACAAAATGCTTTTGCCATGTATATCGTGCATCAAGGAATCATTCCGCAACGCAAGTTGTTGAGGCTATTTCGttatcttctcaaaaaacaTACTCCCCAAAAGAGACATCTCAGATTAGTCCCGTTTATAGTGAACACTACTCAACATTTTGTGGTTCTTATTCTTCACTTAATTCAAATTCTACTTATCGTTCTTCAAATATATCAGCTGAAGTACCTAACTTAtgcaatataaacaatacaacGTGTACTGAAGAAGCCATTAGCTTAAGCGATCGAACGTTAAGTGATAGTCATCTTTTGAATACTAACACAGAGTCGGAAGAGACATCATTTACAGCTCCAGACCACCAATTAAAACCTCTTCAAAGATTAGATAGCGGTATTGGTGAGCAAAGTTCCTACAAGTCATTAGAGTATTGTGCAGACCAA ATAATGAGTTCTCCTACAGAAATGAAATTTAACAAAGActgtaaaaagaaatttaaaccgacaaaattaatggaaaaatttAGAAGAAGCTTGGTACTGCCTAGCGAAAGTCCAATTATTGATTCAGAGCCttcaaaagaattttctttGTACGCAAAACCACAACTTAAAGAGTATAAGTTTCAAGTCAAATATATATGTTCAACAATTATAACTCCACCATTGAAGTCGAAACACATACGAAAATGTTATAAGCAGTTTCTTAAAGAAATGGCAAAAGGAGGAAAATTAGTAAGTAACACAAGATGTATCGGAGGCAGCTCAGTTGGTCTAGAAATAAACTTAAAGGGTATAATCATGACAGATCCCAATCAGGACAATTACACTATCAGAACATTTCCACTTGAAAGTTTAGAAATTATTGTAACTCATCCAGACGGATTAGAATGCTTTGGATTTAGTACATCTGACCCTTCACaaaaatgtaagcataaaatgcATTTGTTCAGTGCACCCTTGAATCGTCTCATGGATATTAAAAGCgcctttgaaaatattgttatataa